The genomic segment ATATGttctactcagagtggcagcagctctccagagtctcaaggTCTTTCGCATCACTTACTGCCTGTTTCGTTTAACTTGAAGATGGCAAGGACcgtctgcatgctaagcagatgcttgACCACAGAGCCATGGTCCCCTCCACAGCTGTCCCAGGATTCCTTCACAGTGATAGTGATTGAGTGTCCACTCAGTAGTCACTGTCTCCAGTGACTGAAGTCTGTTTACCCCTTGTACAGCGGGCCAGAATGAAAATTCACGCTCTGTATTAGCAGGTTCCTACACAGATTCTCACTTGCACAcaaaaagcaaaaatgaaataatggACATATCTTTCCAAGCAAACTTTCCAAGCTCTGGGCACCACTAAGAGATTCAGTTAACCATCTTTAAAGAGAAAGATAGATGAGAATAAAGGCTTTATCTCAAGGCTTTATCTCAAGGTCGGAATCTGACTGGGCAGAGAGTGCAGATCAAGGAAACTGCTGGAATGACCTAAGCAATCATCTAGTGTTGCAGGAAAAGACATTTCTGCAACTGCTTTCACCAGTATAGGTTTTCCTGGGCAAAACTCAGGATGAAGATCAAACAGGAGTCTGATGAGTGGTACCATAGAGACTGACAGAATTTGTCCCGGGGGATCAGGGGAGTCCTCAAGATCCCTAGTACACAGGGAGGATCCCAAATCAACGAAGAAAATGGCACCATTGAGACTAACAAATTATTCAGTTTATACTCTACAAAATTAACCCCTTGCTCAAACATCCTGTTAGTAACATATGCAGGACTGATGCAGTATCGTAAGAAGCAAATCTTGAAGAGAATGTCATAGTTAACCTCGGATATCTTCTCACAAATTTACTCTGTGGCttaatttctctctttccttctctcataATTACCCCTGGGttttatacagcaggggtagtcaacctgtggtcctccagatgtccatggactacaattcccatgagcccctgccagcaaatgctggcaggggctcatgggaattgtagcccatggacatctggaggaccacaggttgactacccctgttatacagGACTCACACCTCTCAGTCTAAGTGAAGTGCTCCCCTTCTCCCCTGAATTTTCTTAGGGCCTATATAAGCCAGTCTTGGCTTTCCTCCACAAGTTGAAAGTCCAGGCTGAGGCATCCTTTATTTCGTGACACTTCCCCCACAGGCACACCTTATCTTGCACTTCTGTTCTCCGTACCATAAACATTTCAATGGTACCACTCAAAGTGAGGTTATCCATCAAGTGACTGTCAGCTTGCTTTGAGAATTTACTCAGGGTTCCTCCCGGCTTCTCTTTGCTGTATTCTTTTGCATTGGGGGTGGGTTCCAGTGACAAAATGGGCCCACTTTGGTTCATATTTAGAACACCTTCTGCTGATGTCTCTGACTTCGCTACAAGTATAGCCATTAAGGTGCTTTTCTCTGTTCCTTTTAGGAATGCTGCTTGTAGGATTTCTCCTTCGAAATATCCCCTCAGTCAGTGACCTACTCCAGATAGATACCAAGTGGTCAGCTGGCCTAAGAAGCATTGCCCTCGCTATAATCCTGGCCCGTGCTGGCCTTGGTCTCGACCCAAAGGTACAGTATCAGGTGGTCCTTGCCTCACCCCTAGGGCAGAGAACCCCCGGATAGATTAAACATAGGACTTCTCACCAGTTCTAAACCCTTGCCTGTCATTACAGACGGAGATGCTATAATTTAATGAACCTCTGCAAAATATATGTTACAAAGCTAGTATGTTGGGGATATAGTGAGGCTGGAACCCATCTCTGTGCAAAATACACACAGTATTttgatatttattaatttactttatagcctgcccttcttgCTGAGATTCATGGTAGATCCTAACACAATGCAGTCAAATGCAATGAGACATCCAACAGAGGGTGCAATGGAATCAGGATCGCTAGAAACAATGCATTTTGTAGAGATATGACCAAGAGCTGGTCCTTGGCTTGAAGAAGACAACTGCCCTGTGCATGGGAGCCTGTCTCCCTATGCAGAACCGATTTTCTAGAATTATAGGCCTCAATGTCGCTAAAGCTCTTTCATTCAAACTATTTCTAAGCCAGGTTCAGCTGGCAGTATTTCTGAGCCATAGTGGGACATCTTCCATTTCAAAGTCCCATATGCTCCTTGGATAATGTTCAGACTATAAttctctgtctctcccctgccccctccaatTATATGGAACATTTGCTGAATCCTGCAAGAGTGCTGAGATGAATCCAGCATATAAACCAAACCTGCCCTTCCTTCTGTACCCTTTTATGAAAGCTGAGCAGATTGCAGTAAATCTTTGAGGATATTCTGCTACCTTGCACTGGGGGGGCATGTTTCTTAAAGTGTCTTTTCTTGCAGGCTCTGAAAAAATTAAAGGCTGTCTGTATAAGACTGAGCTTTGGGCCTTGTGTCACTGAAGCATGTATAGCAGCAGTCGTGTCTCACTTTCTGATGCACCTGCCCTGGACGTGGGGTTTTCTCTTAGGGTAAGAGGGAACGTTGCCTTGTCcaacttgcttgcttgctttaagAACTTTCTTTTCCTCTCACTTAGGTTGCCTTTCTCCTTTTAATTAACACTGCCACAAAGTGTGTGCACTGCAATATTTTGTACTGtttagctgttgttgtttttgtctttCCCCACGAGTTCTGTCCTCTTTACCGATAATTGCATCACACTGCTAAAACGTAGCAGACAAATCCTGTTTGCTGTGCATGCTGTGTTTTCCCGATTAACAGGAAAGACAaaatgccctttaaaaaaatgcaaagcagGTCTGTTATGGGGGGCAGATCCCACTCCAttggggaactgatgtctgaTCTGCCTTCTTTTAGATTTGTTCTAGGGGCCGTTTCCCCTGCTGTTGTGGTTCCCTCCATGCTGGTTTTGCAAGCAGGGGGCTACGGCGTGGACAAGGGGGTCCCGACACTGCTTATGGCTGCTGGCAGTTTTGACGACATCTTGGCCATCACAGGTTTCAACACCTGCTTGGGGATTGCATTCTCCACAGGTAGGCTAACTACTCATTCAAGCTGATGGGGTGTGTCGTCATTTTTCTGTGGGAAAGGATTTAAAAAATGCTCCCCTCTGGATCTGAAATCTGGTCTATGTGGCTTGCTGAGGGGTAGTGATGGGGTAATCTTCAAGGTAGCTGTTGGGAGGCTTGTCCCCACCTCAACATCGGGGAGTTAAAACAGAAGACCATTTTTGTCCTTTTTATGTTGTTATTTGGCAACAACAGCTTTGGCCTGTTTTTGGCCAATATTTTGGATGTATttcctggtgtgtgtgtatgtgtgggggggaaccTGTAGGCTCATGAAGCCTTGAGAGAAAGACTGTTTGGAAATCCACCTGAATCCTTTTCTCGTGATATCTTCAAACAGGCTCCACCCTTTTCAGTGTCCTCCGTGGTTTGCTAGAGGTTGCAATTGGAATAGCAGCTGGTGGCCTCCTAGGACTTTTCGTGCGCTATTTTCCAAGCAAGGATCAGGTATGCAAAGTGAGGCACGGTGAATCTGAAACTCTAGGCTATCTTGACTGAAAAATATGATCTAGCTCTCTGGAGAGTGGCAGATTAATTTCCCGGTACATTAATTTGCAAGGATATGAAGCCATTGCATTTCGTTATCTTCTGTGGTGTGGCATTTATGACGGTCACGTTCTCCCTTTATGGCCCTTCAAGCCTTGGGTGTTTTAGTTGCAGAAGAGGAAATATTTTGACTTCACAGCAGTATTAATGATTGAGGTCCATTTTTGGCTTTGACAGTTGTTTTAGAGATTGGTTTGTGAGGTTCAGAATAGAATTTACAAAGATGTGTTAATACTGAGATCCTCTCAAGAGTGCTATCCAGGTAGGCTTTGTTTTCTTGGATTTATTGGGATGTATTTTGGGCACTCTTCAATGTATGCAGTGCTGAAAATGGAAGAATTGAAAAAGTCTCTTTCCTGGGAGGCCTGAAAGGTGAGGCTGATGGGGAGGAAGGCTGTGTTCGCCTAGGTCAGTTCCCTGACTACATTGGCTAAATTCACCTCAGAATATTGTTTCCCTTTACTGCCCCATAAACACAAGGGTACTTTCTGCCTATACCTTTCCTGCTAGCTAGCAGCCCAGTCAGGAAGCTAAGGCAGAAAATTGCtaatttttcctcctttttgagAGTGTTCCACCACCTTGGGCAAGATCCGCTCCTTGCTCTCTCTTAGTGTTGCCCAAGGTTGAGGGCTGTATTTTGTTAGCATACCATTTGGCAAAGCGGTGAACAAGGACGTAAACAACTCTGTTACTGCAAGGTATAAATTCAGGATAGCAACAAGCAATGTTCTCTCTAATGTATTGTTCCCTACTGAGCagagcagggttttgttttgttttgtttttttggggggggtatccATACAGTAAAGTTTATAACAGCAGGTGTGATCCCTAAGTATTCTGGTACCTGGGAATGGAGGATTTCCAATGTAGGAGCTGATTCCTTAACTTGCAGCTTGCAGCTTAATGATAACCAACAGACTTATTTAACACAGGAATAACAGCTCTCACCATGACATTCAGATCAATATCTGGGGTGCTGCCTCTTGAGCCATTTGCAACTTGTGAGTAGTATTCAAGGGCAATCACATGTGGTAGTCCATACAGATTTCACCATGGCACAGTGACTCCATCTTTTCAGGGTAAGGTTAAAttatagccatttttttttttaaagcttcaataatcctttttaattttcttctctGGTCCTAGGTATCAGTGGTATGGAAGAGAGCATTCTTTCTGATAGGCCTGTCTGTATTTGCTATTTTTAGCACTGTCAACTTGGGCTTCCCTGGATCCGGAGGGCTCTGTACCATTGTCTTGGCATTCCTGGCGGGTCTTTCATGGTCTGAAGAGAAGGTGGGTGTTCAGTCAGCAGGCAGCTGAGTAGTCACTTGGCTTCTGAAGAACCAAGTAGGGTGACATGGATTAAGTGCCAGCAGGACTGCGGTGCGGTAGAACAGTCGTTTTATGCTTACGCACGTGTTGAATGATGCACATTCAGTGCACTTCCGCACACTATTGCaacagtgcattgaaaatgcattattccaCATGTGTGAAAGGAGCTTAAGAGCCAGCTGCCCTGATCTGGCAGGAGAGATTCATGTACGAAAACAGACTTTGGCACACGCACAGTTGATGGGAGATCTTAATTGGGACTGTGATTTCCATTCTGGTGCCATTGACTTAGCCAGTGTAAAACTACATCAGATGAAAATGAGAATCCACATTGGGGGGTGCGTGTGTGTGATGATTTAAGTGTACAACTTGAATGGGGCCAGTGAGTTGTAAACAGGCTGAAAATGAGGTAAATACGGAtatatagatggatggatggatggatggataaattgataaatggatggatggataaatggacagagacagacagacagacgtttGAACAACATATTAACACAGAGGCCTGTATCCAAATatattcagaacagttttattcgAGATATAAGATTTGGTGTACATGCATACTTTGTCAGCCATTGTATCTGACAGCGTGCCTCTATATATataaagcttatcccttgaataaatctttgttggtcttgaaggtgccattgggctcaaacttagttctgctgcttcagaccaacacagctacacacctgaaccAAATATATTAAGAAGATGTAAAGGCACTTCCATTTTCCTTAAGGGAACACGGCAGTTTCGACTAGTTCCTAAATCGCACTTCAGACTCCTGCTATTCCCCAGGAACAAAACTGCAGAGGCCTCTGTGGAttgcagcaggagagggaaatGTTCCTTTTAATAAAAAGGAGTGCCACAAACTTTCCTGACTGCATGGTGGCATGCACAgcgcatgatttttttttttaagtggcttcACCTCCAGTAGCTTTTCTTGTATAAGAAGAATAACAGTCctgctctcagcctgacctacttcacagcTTTGTGAAGATTAAAATGAAGGCCGGCAGAAATAAAGAACGTCAGCTTGGGCTTCTTGAAGGAATAATGgttgagagaaagaagaaagccaTTAAGATTCCTTTGGGCCTTGGACTGTTTGACAGATAACAATGTCCCTTTCTTCGCAAAAGAGCGAGGTGTCTGGCGGCAATGGAGCCGTTATTTTAATTGAACCGAGTAATGTCTACATTTATGTAGGCGACTTTGAAATGGATTGATTTTTACACAGGCCATGATCCTCCCATCATGAGGGCAAACACCCAAGTGGGCAAGAGGCAAGCAGAGTTTGTAACGCTGTTCATTTCTGTTCTTTTCCTGCAGAAAGAGGTAGAAAAGATTATCGGAGTTGCCTGGGAGATTTTTCAGCCCTTTCTTTTCGGTTTAATTGGAGCTGAAATATCTGTCTCCTCTCTCAAACCGGAAACGGTTGGTAAGTTTCCTTACAAAAACATCAGAGAGGATCGAAACTGCGGGCTGGCTTCCTTCCTGAGGTGCACCAGTGAAGTGGGTTTTCCAGCCCATGTGTTTCCTAAGAGCAAAGGGAGAAAGGAACATTACTGTCTTGTAATCTGGGCAACAGGGTCGGCGTTATTTCTGTATTCAGGTGGTGGTCCAATTCTGAGAGTGACGTCTTAGGGCTGGTGCAATGGAGGAGAATAagaactgccttgagccaaaaggaaaggcAGGCTATACGTATTTTAATTGATAAGGATTGCCACCAATGTTCAGAGGACCACTCTTGACAGTTCAAGGGTCAGTGGCAAGAACAAACAAAGTAGGATATACATTTAGAAATAACTATTAGGATGTGATTAAACATAAGCAACTGGAATAGCCCAGCTTACCCGGATCTTATCAGGCCTGGAAAGCTAAGATTTTCGTTGGGACTGTGATTTTCATTCTGGTGCCATTGACTTAGCCAatgtacctggatgggagaccactaaggaagatgGGGGCTTCTAAGCGGAGGAAGTcagtggcaaagcacctctgcccATCTCACGTTCCTGGGGTCACTCTAAGTTAGTTGCAAATTGACGGCACgctgttattgttataatatcaTGTCAATTTTGGGTTCCTTAACCAAGTAGCTTACACCAACGAGGCTCTCTTTTACAAAAAGTGGTTTACATAGCAAACTGGTTTATGATGCACTTGCTGTTCACAATTTTGTTTGCTCTGCCAAATAACAGAAGGTATGGCATTTGGGGTAGCTGCTAACAAAGTATATTTCTCCTTGGCAGGACTCTGTGTAGCCACGCTAAGTATTGGACTTGTGGTACGAATTACTGTCACGTTCCTGCTGGTGTCTTTTGCTGGCTTTGAATTGaaggagaaaatatttatttcactggCATGGATCCCCAAAGCAACTGTTCAGGTAGAGTATCCTTTTGCAGAAGGCCGGTGTCTTCTGCTACCAAATGCTTTCTTATATACTATGGCTCAGACATAAGAGAGGGGACAGTACTTAGACTATTGCAaggaatctgggggtgggggataaggATTTCCCATACTTTATCTTGTGCTTATTTCCTCTAAGAGCTAAAGTATCTTCCTCATCACTTCGTTGCTAAAAAGCAAGGGAAAAACAGTTGCTCAGCAGAGGCATAATACTACTAATCTCTCAACCGGGGTCGGTCATTCAGGATAGCACTGCAGGATTGCGTGTTTctcacttttcccttcctgtgcAGGCCAGCTTGGTTTACAGCCCCAGCTTGCAAACCAGCTTTAAACTCTTGTTTCAGATGTCCATCACAAGAGCAGTCCTGGTTTAGTGTTAGCCACAGACAGATGTAAACATACCACATGATACACTGCCATTCTCGTAACCATACTTTGTGTGCCCTGGGCCAGTGAGTGGAATCAAGGTGGCCAGGGTGTTGTAGATGGGCCAGAAGGCTTGGTCTTTCTTGACAGAGGAGGAGATTCCCAGAAGCAGCAAATACGCTCAAGTTTGAATATCCCAAATATGCACAGATGAGGTTTTTCCCAAGAGGGAAGACAAAAGAGGCATGAAAGAGTGGGTATCTGGTATCTTTGGCCCTGCCACGAGAACATGGGTCGTATACTGAATTGGAACATTGGTCCATCAGAGCCATTGTTGTCTCctcggactggcagcagctcttcagggtctcaggtggaggttttTCTACATCACCTTCACCTAACCCAAGTTGGAGGAACCATGGGCTGAATGTGCAACCTCCTGCATGCAGaacagctgctctgccactcagccatgCTTCCTCCCAAGCAGTTTAGGGAGGCAATATTccattggggtgggggatgggaggcagCACCATCACTCTGATCCCTCATAGGgcccctgctgctgccttttAGGGCCACATCTGGGGAtcctagaatcatatagttggaagggacctcaggggtcatctagtccaaccctctgcactatgcaggacactcacatcccaattgctcatctactgtaacctgccaccccttggccTCAcgtaatcagcctctccgttagatggctatctagcctctgtttaaaaatttccaaagatggagaacccaccacctcccggggaagcctgttccactgagaaacctgtcATTGAACTTTCAACACCTGGCATGGGCTGGATCTCagcttgatttttaatttttgcctacagccagtgtgatgtagtagttaagagtagcagcttctaatctggcaaactgggtttgattccccactcctcctccacatgcagccaattgggtgaccttgggctcatcacagtcctgttagagctgttctgactgagcagtaatatcagagctctctcagccccacctacctcacagggcatctgttgtagggaaaggaaaggagctaGTCAAATGTTGAACATGGGCTGCCTAGTTAAGTGGATGTTGTTGATGTGAGGCATTCTTTAAGATTACAGGCAGTGGCTGATTCTCAACACAAGCCATAATCAAGTTGAGTCAATGCTAAGAACTGTGCACACTTGACTCATTCCACTGTGAGCATGAAAGTCAATAAAACTGGACACAACCTTCCCATTACTCACCTTGGGATCTCATTCCCTTGGCTTgtgtgaagaagaggagttgcttttttacaccctgcttttcactaccggaaggagtcctaaagtgatttacaaacacatttctcttcctctcccccacaacagacaccctgtgaggcaggtggggctgagagaacgcttAAGAGaatttctgtgagaacagctgtaagagaaccggcccagggtcaccctgctggctgcatgtggaggaggagaggggaatcaaacctggttctccaggtcagaCTCCATCACTCTTAAACTCTACGCCACACTGGCTCCAGACAGATAACAAAGTGCTCCACTCCACAAACACTGGAATCAGCCAGTTAAAAGAATCCGATGTATTAATGATTGCTTGAATCCAGTGACTATTTCTTTTTCAGGAGGCGGGGTGGGATGCCTGTCCCATTTCCTGTCTCCCACTGCAGTCTCACACAACATCCAGAGCTTCCCCCCATGTGCCCCTTAAACCCCATGCCCAGCATTCCATGGGTCTCAGTAGGCCACAGCAGAGAAGGCAAACAAGGAAATTCCCTTCCACGGGGTCTGCTCCACCCTTGGTCCTCACTGGATGCTGGCCAATGGTTTTTGTCGTTTGTTTTCTTGCAGGCTGCAATTGGCTCCGTTGCCTTGGACACGGCACGAACTCATCAAGACGCAACATTAGAGCAATATGGGATGGATGTTCTGACAGTGGCTTTCTTAGCGATTCTGATCACAGCACCAATTGGAGCTTTGATGATTGGCCTCGCAGGGCCCAGGCTCCTCCACAAGGCCGACGGTGGCAGGGACGATGATGGGTGTGACCGAACAGAAGAGATTGACATCTCTGGAGGGGTATAGGGCAGGGACAGCGACtggcccaaagatcacccagttggtATTCCTGATTGTCTAGGAATCATAGTGGCCTGTAGAAACCTGGACAGAAaatgagctctgctggatcagaccagtggtccatctagtccagcatcttgtttcagaGTGTGGCCCACCATTTGCTCTGGAGGACCAGCCAaatgggcacagaggccaagatcgtcccctgatgttacctcctggccctgggattcagaaggCCTGTGGAAtgtagtttaaaggtaaaggtatccctgtgcaagcaccgggtcatgtctgacccttggggtgacgtcctctacggggtgacagactcaatacggggtggtttgccagtgccttccccagtcattaccgtttaccccccagcagcaagcagggtactcattttaccgacctcggaaggatggaaggctgagtcaaccttgagccggctgctgggattgaactcccagcctcatgggcagagctttcagactgcatgtctgctgccttaccactctgcaccacaagagctcTCTGGAATATAGTTTAGACCTTGCTAAAGCCTGTGCACAAGAAACCTGTTGGAAAGTAAGATGATATTCACAAGCAGCATTAATGGTCTGGACCTAGCCTTTGCGGGTACCATGTTTTTATTACCCAATTTGAAGAACTGGGTGCCAGCAAGATGGAAGAAAGCATTCAAGATGTTTGTAGAGGGATAAGTACAAACTAATAAAAGTCCTGGGACAGGGgaggaaaacaacaaaacaaccacCACAGGACCCAAAACTCGGACTTAATAAGCAAGAGGGGAAATAGCGCTGTGTGTGACTTTTTTCCAATGGATAATAAAAGCCCTACATTGACCATTGCAGACAGAGTATGTCCAAAAACAACCTTGCGCTTGGCAGTCTAATGTTCTCTTTCCGAACCACAGCTtgaaagcagagaagaaaaaggaTATAGAAGCAAGCAGTGTTGTGGTGGCTGCATGGGAATGCCATGCATGAAGCTGACCAAACCCCTCAGAGTTTGTTTCCTGGTTGTCCTGATGCTATCAAGAGTCTTGTTCTTGGCTGATTCCTCTCCATTTCACCCTACGTATTATAAAAACACAAGCAGGAGGCAAGGAGTATCAGAGCTGGCTCTGTCCCTGTGAGCCTGGTGGTAGCTTTACATCATGGATCTCTGACTTCAGAGGCCTAATTTGTAGAGCTGGTTTTAGGACATTTTGTTAATACAGGGGAGTTTGCCAGCCACAGAATAAAGATATTGCAGGCAGGACAATTAAACTCCCAAGACGCATATTGCAAAAAGGAAACTTAAATTTATCCAGGccgattcagttcacattcagctatgctcaaaaggagagagaagcaTGATCTAAATAGTATCCCCAAGAAAAGTGGCCAGACAATCCGGTGTCATGTATGTGGAAGTATGAGGGCATAGTTTCTACAGGAGAGACTTGTAGAGATGTCTGATTCCATAAGGATCCATTCAGAGAATGAGGCAGAATGTAGAAAGGGCCCTACTGGATCAGGACAATAACTAGCCAATCCAGTCCAACATCCTCTCTTgcagtggcccaccagttccCCTAGacagccaacaagagggcagaggttgaggccttcccctgattttgcctGATTCAGAGGATCGGTGTccctgaatatggaggctcccttcagttACTATGGCAAGGAGCCACTGGTaaatttatcctccatgaacctatTTAATTCCCTTTtagagctgtttattcctgtggtcatcCACCGGCAGCAAAATCCACATTTTTATCATGTACTTGGTGGGGGACTTGCATGTTTAGCTGCTTCTTCCCAGAAGGCCAGGATCTTttacaagaagagttgggttttatgtcccccttttcactaccctaagtaatctcaaagcagcttacaatctccttcccttctgcttcccaccacagacaccctgtgaggtaggtggggctgagacataTCTGACAGGACCGCTTCATCAGAGCAACATTTATcggctgtgactagaccaaggtcactcagctagctgcttgtggaggagcggggaatcaaacccagcttgccagattagaagccgccactcttaaccactaccccaatcTGGCTCTCAGAAACTGCATTCCTACTCAGCATTTCACAGAGGGGATTTGCAGGTAAATGTCTTAAAAGTCccccacctttaaaaaaacaaaacaacatccTTTCCAATGAGAAGCCTGTTTTCTGTCATCTTAATCAGTCCTAATGAAAATGTATTCCATGGCCTTTGCTTTTGGATTTTGATCTGGGCCATCATAGCGACTTGCAACCTCTCTTCACTCGTTGACTGTGCATAATGTGAGAACTATGACAGAACAGGAGCTAAGCAGACTCTATCTCACCA from the Paroedura picta isolate Pp20150507F chromosome 10, Ppicta_v3.0, whole genome shotgun sequence genome contains:
- the LOC143819285 gene encoding sodium/hydrogen exchanger 9B2-like isoform X1, with translation MYMISNVGRMAEDDLASETEDRASSASASNDLPTHHMAKEASLSDSKAVDGNTQAETTALLNSSGQQPPEPMAERKTPGRLKQICACPPQGILSRTVTYGVAAVLIWAVVWSITGQECLPGGNLFGILFLFFFAVIGGKLMGLIKLPGLPPLPPLLGMLLVGFLLRNIPSVSDLLQIDTKWSAGLRSIALAIILARAGLGLDPKALKKLKAVCIRLSFGPCVTEACIAAVVSHFLMHLPWTWGFLLGFVLGAVSPAVVVPSMLVLQAGGYGVDKGVPTLLMAAGSFDDILAITGFNTCLGIAFSTGSTLFSVLRGLLEVAIGIAAGGLLGLFVRYFPSKDQVSVVWKRAFFLIGLSVFAIFSTVNLGFPGSGGLCTIVLAFLAGLSWSEEKKEVEKIIGVAWEIFQPFLFGLIGAEISVSSLKPETVGLCVATLSIGLVVRITVTFLLVSFAGFELKEKIFISLAWIPKATVQAAIGSVALDTARTHQDATLEQYGMDVLTVAFLAILITAPIGALMIGLAGPRLLHKADGGRDDDGCDRTEEIDISGGV
- the LOC143819285 gene encoding sodium/hydrogen exchanger 9B2-like isoform X2 codes for the protein MAEDDLASETEDRASSASASNDLPTHHMAKEASLSDSKAVDGNTQAETTALLNSSGQQPPEPMAERKTPGRLKQICACPPQGILSRTVTYGVAAVLIWAVVWSITGQECLPGGNLFGILFLFFFAVIGGKLMGLIKLPGLPPLPPLLGMLLVGFLLRNIPSVSDLLQIDTKWSAGLRSIALAIILARAGLGLDPKALKKLKAVCIRLSFGPCVTEACIAAVVSHFLMHLPWTWGFLLGFVLGAVSPAVVVPSMLVLQAGGYGVDKGVPTLLMAAGSFDDILAITGFNTCLGIAFSTGSTLFSVLRGLLEVAIGIAAGGLLGLFVRYFPSKDQVSVVWKRAFFLIGLSVFAIFSTVNLGFPGSGGLCTIVLAFLAGLSWSEEKKEVEKIIGVAWEIFQPFLFGLIGAEISVSSLKPETVGLCVATLSIGLVVRITVTFLLVSFAGFELKEKIFISLAWIPKATVQAAIGSVALDTARTHQDATLEQYGMDVLTVAFLAILITAPIGALMIGLAGPRLLHKADGGRDDDGCDRTEEIDISGGV
- the LOC143819285 gene encoding sodium/hydrogen exchanger 9B2-like isoform X3; protein product: MAERKTPGRLKQICACPPQGILSRTVTYGVAAVLIWAVVWSITGQECLPGGNLFGILFLFFFAVIGGKLMGLIKLPGLPPLPPLLGMLLVGFLLRNIPSVSDLLQIDTKWSAGLRSIALAIILARAGLGLDPKALKKLKAVCIRLSFGPCVTEACIAAVVSHFLMHLPWTWGFLLGFVLGAVSPAVVVPSMLVLQAGGYGVDKGVPTLLMAAGSFDDILAITGFNTCLGIAFSTGSTLFSVLRGLLEVAIGIAAGGLLGLFVRYFPSKDQVSVVWKRAFFLIGLSVFAIFSTVNLGFPGSGGLCTIVLAFLAGLSWSEEKKEVEKIIGVAWEIFQPFLFGLIGAEISVSSLKPETVGLCVATLSIGLVVRITVTFLLVSFAGFELKEKIFISLAWIPKATVQAAIGSVALDTARTHQDATLEQYGMDVLTVAFLAILITAPIGALMIGLAGPRLLHKADGGRDDDGCDRTEEIDISGGV
- the LOC143819289 gene encoding uncharacterized protein LOC143819289 codes for the protein MRPAFPAAIPWETERQRPASLALRGGRGAPFPSRGRLRGLFHAEPSHFTVPTTLEQRSDEEDTLALRGNKHKIKKHMGWKTHFTGAPQEGSQPAVSILSDVFVRKLTNRFRFERGDRYFSSN